In Bacillota bacterium, a single window of DNA contains:
- a CDS encoding ATP-binding protein yields the protein MSVSDRGPGISAEDISRIFERYYRVQVVAGKHQGLGLGLYIVKSLVEAHGGRVWVESEMGKGSVFTFTLPVWPRPGPACYASPARIG from the coding sequence ATCTCAGTATCCGACCGCGGTCCGGGGATCTCTGCAGAGGACATCTCGCGCATATTCGAAAGGTACTATAGGGTCCAAGTTGTGGCGGGGAAACACCAGGGGCTGGGTCTCGGCCTGTACATAGTGAAGAGCCTGGTTGAGGCGCACGGGGGCCGCGTGTGGGTTGAGAGCGAGATGGGGAAGGGGAGCGTGTTCACTTTCACGCTGCCCGTTTGGCCTCGACCCGGACCCGCGTGCTACGCCAGCCCAGCGAGGATCGGATGA